A single Micromonospora sp. CCTCC AA 2012012 DNA region contains:
- the glmS gene encoding glutamine--fructose-6-phosphate transaminase (isomerizing), whose translation MCGIVGYAGARPALGIVLDGLRRLEYRGYDSAGVAIVCDDQLLTEKKAGKLANLEKVLSERAASNPDDCAASPIGIGDGTTGIGHTRWATHGGPTDRNAHPHLGPDGRVAVIHNGIIENFAKLRTELEADGVQFTSDTDTECAAHLLSAALADLRAAGEVDSPQLLASAMRLVCQRLEGAFTLLAVDAAIPGAVVGARRNSPLVVGRGDGENYLASDVAAFIEHTREAVELGQDQIVLITGESIEITDFAGQPATGKDFHIDWDSSAAEKGGYDWFMLKEIEEQPQAIADTLLGRLTETGEIALDEVRLSDQDLRDVDKIFIVACGTAYHSGLVAKYAIEHWTRIPCEVELASEFRYRDPVLDRSTLIVVISQSGETMDTLMALRHAKEQKARVLAICNTNGSTIPRESDAVLYTHGGPEIAVASTKAFLTQLVACYLIGLHLAQVRGIKFADEVGAVVSQLQEMPGKLRELLDRIEPVRELARDLKSEPTVLFIGRHVGYPVALEGALKLKELAYMHAEGFAAGELKHGPIALIDKGTPVICVVPSPVGRGMLHDKVVSNIQEVRARGARTIVIAEEGDEAVVRYADHLIYVPRTPTLLAPLVTTVPLQVLAAEIAAARGHDVDQPRNLAKSVTVE comes from the coding sequence ATGTGTGGAATCGTGGGTTACGCCGGCGCGCGTCCGGCGCTCGGCATCGTGCTCGACGGACTGCGGCGGCTGGAATACCGCGGCTACGACTCGGCCGGCGTCGCCATCGTCTGCGACGACCAGCTGCTGACCGAGAAGAAGGCCGGCAAGCTGGCCAACCTGGAGAAGGTGCTCTCCGAGCGCGCCGCCAGCAACCCGGACGACTGCGCCGCCAGCCCGATCGGCATCGGCGACGGCACCACCGGCATCGGGCACACCCGCTGGGCCACCCACGGCGGGCCCACCGACCGCAACGCCCACCCGCACCTCGGCCCGGACGGCCGCGTCGCCGTGATCCACAACGGCATCATCGAGAACTTCGCGAAGCTCCGCACCGAGCTGGAGGCCGACGGCGTCCAGTTCACCAGCGACACCGACACCGAGTGCGCCGCCCACCTGCTCTCCGCCGCGCTGGCCGACCTGCGCGCGGCCGGTGAGGTGGACAGCCCCCAGCTGCTCGCCTCGGCCATGCGGCTGGTCTGCCAGCGCCTGGAGGGCGCCTTCACGCTGCTCGCCGTCGACGCCGCGATCCCCGGCGCGGTGGTCGGCGCCCGGCGCAACTCGCCCCTGGTCGTCGGCCGGGGCGACGGCGAGAACTACCTGGCCAGCGACGTGGCCGCGTTCATCGAGCACACCCGTGAAGCGGTCGAGCTGGGCCAGGACCAGATCGTCCTGATCACCGGCGAGAGCATCGAGATCACCGACTTCGCCGGCCAGCCCGCCACCGGCAAGGACTTCCACATCGACTGGGACTCCTCCGCCGCCGAGAAGGGCGGCTACGACTGGTTCATGCTCAAGGAGATCGAGGAGCAGCCGCAGGCCATCGCCGACACGCTGCTCGGCCGGCTCACCGAGACCGGCGAGATCGCCCTCGACGAGGTCCGCCTCAGCGACCAGGACCTGCGCGACGTCGACAAGATCTTCATCGTCGCCTGCGGCACCGCGTACCACTCGGGTCTCGTCGCCAAGTACGCGATCGAGCACTGGACCCGGATCCCCTGCGAGGTGGAGCTGGCCAGCGAGTTCCGCTACCGCGACCCGGTCCTCGACCGGTCCACGCTGATCGTGGTGATCTCGCAGTCCGGCGAGACCATGGACACCCTGATGGCGCTGCGCCACGCCAAGGAGCAGAAGGCCCGGGTGCTGGCGATCTGCAACACCAACGGCTCGACCATCCCGCGCGAGTCCGACGCCGTGCTCTACACCCACGGTGGCCCCGAGATCGCCGTCGCCTCCACCAAGGCGTTCCTCACCCAGCTCGTCGCCTGCTATCTGATCGGCCTGCACCTGGCCCAGGTGCGCGGCATCAAGTTCGCCGACGAGGTCGGCGCGGTCGTCTCGCAGCTCCAGGAGATGCCGGGCAAGCTGCGTGAGCTGCTGGACCGCATCGAGCCGGTCCGCGAGCTGGCCCGCGACCTGAAGTCGGAGCCGACGGTGCTCTTCATCGGTCGGCACGTGGGCTACCCGGTGGCCCTGGAGGGCGCGCTGAAGCTCAAGGAGCTGGCGTACATGCACGCCGAGGGCTTCGCCGCCGGTGAGCTGAAGCACGGCCCGATCGCGCTGATCGACAAGGGCACGCCGGTGATCTGCGTGGTGCCGTCCCCGGTCGGTCGGGGCATGCTGCACGACAAGGTCGTCTCCAACATCCAGGAGGTCCGCGCCCGGGGCGCCCGGACCATCGTGATCGCTGAGGAGGGCGACGAGGCGGTCGTCCGCTACGCCGACCACCTGATCTATGTGCCGCGCACGCCGACGCTGCTCGCCCCGCTGGTGACCACGGTCCCGCTCCAGGTGCTCGCGGCCGAGATCGCCGCGGCCCGGGGCCACGACGTGGACCAGCCGCGGAACCTCGCCAAGTCGGTCACCGTCGAGTAG
- a CDS encoding alpha/beta hydrolase: MPPAPAPRESASVGAVPPRPASPGAASPSTGDVGYAQLWAADPARWAAAGAAWCGLTGPLRSRADDLGTRATTLRPGWSGGAAVAARERLAGLRADLTDVLPALVEADQVLAEFAARLGAAKARLAAAVTLADAGGLLVDRTGAVHPDPARPRPTGRAGPAVVQVAAAVREALALAGAADREAAGRLAALSTAAVTGWVSVPPAWRPPAGAGAAEVGRWWAGLTSAERRWLVRHEPARVGRLDGVPVAARDQANRLLLADRRNALVALRSRLLRPLPPGPLELARRVRLAGVEGALRGLDGLTERLTGAQRPRAYLVGLEPAGDGRAIVALGNPDRAGAVLTYVPGMGSSLADAPGELGRAARVRDRCAALAPTEETAAVLWLDYDAPDFLHEAVRDAQARDAGPALHRFQEGLRASHDGPPARQTVLGHSYGSLVVGAAARGHGLSADALVFVGSPGVGVAHAGELGVPAGQVWASRAPDDVIRLTRPPDELARRALLAGTPLGPAAALLDRAGHELWFGPDPSDPSFGGRRFPSGRYGHTGYWDPANPALDGMARIVLGR, encoded by the coding sequence GTGCCGCCCGCGCCCGCCCCGCGCGAGTCCGCCTCGGTGGGGGCGGTCCCACCCCGGCCCGCCTCGCCCGGGGCCGCGTCGCCCTCGACCGGCGATGTCGGTTACGCCCAGCTCTGGGCCGCCGACCCGGCCCGCTGGGCCGCCGCGGGGGCGGCCTGGTGCGGGCTCACGGGTCCGCTGCGCAGTCGGGCCGACGACCTCGGCACCCGGGCGACCACGCTGCGTCCCGGCTGGTCCGGCGGGGCCGCCGTCGCGGCGCGGGAGCGCCTCGCCGGGCTGCGTGCCGACCTGACCGACGTGCTCCCCGCGCTGGTCGAGGCGGACCAGGTGCTCGCCGAGTTCGCGGCCCGGCTGGGCGCGGCCAAGGCCCGGCTCGCCGCCGCCGTCACGCTCGCCGACGCGGGCGGGCTGCTGGTCGACCGGACCGGGGCGGTCCACCCCGACCCGGCCCGTCCCCGTCCCACCGGGCGGGCCGGCCCCGCGGTGGTCCAGGTGGCGGCGGCCGTCCGCGAGGCGCTGGCCCTCGCCGGCGCCGCCGACCGGGAGGCAGCCGGTCGGCTGGCCGCCCTGTCGACGGCGGCCGTGACCGGGTGGGTGAGTGTGCCGCCCGCCTGGCGACCGCCGGCCGGTGCCGGAGCGGCGGAGGTGGGCCGCTGGTGGGCCGGGCTCACCTCGGCCGAGCGGCGCTGGCTGGTGCGGCACGAGCCGGCCCGGGTGGGGCGCCTCGACGGGGTGCCGGTGGCCGCGCGGGACCAGGCCAACCGGCTGCTGCTGGCCGACCGGCGGAACGCGTTGGTGGCGCTGCGCAGCCGACTGCTGCGGCCGCTGCCACCGGGGCCGCTGGAGCTGGCCCGGCGGGTCCGGCTCGCCGGGGTGGAGGGGGCGCTGCGCGGGCTGGACGGGTTGACCGAGCGGTTGACCGGGGCGCAGCGACCCCGGGCTTACCTGGTCGGGCTGGAGCCGGCCGGGGACGGGCGGGCGATCGTGGCGCTGGGCAATCCCGACCGGGCCGGCGCGGTGCTGACGTACGTGCCGGGGATGGGCAGCAGCCTGGCCGACGCCCCCGGCGAGCTGGGCCGGGCGGCCCGGGTGCGGGACCGCTGCGCGGCGCTCGCCCCGACCGAGGAGACGGCGGCGGTGCTCTGGCTCGACTACGACGCGCCGGACTTCCTGCACGAGGCGGTACGCGACGCGCAGGCCCGGGACGCCGGCCCGGCGCTGCACCGGTTCCAGGAGGGGCTGCGCGCCTCCCACGACGGGCCGCCGGCCCGGCAGACCGTGCTCGGCCACAGCTACGGGTCGCTGGTGGTGGGCGCCGCCGCCCGGGGCCACGGGCTGAGCGCCGACGCGCTGGTCTTCGTGGGGTCGCCGGGGGTGGGCGTGGCGCACGCCGGAGAGCTGGGCGTGCCGGCGGGACAGGTCTGGGCGAGCAGGGCACCGGACGACGTGATCCGGTTGACCCGGCCGCCGGACGAGCTGGCCCGCCGGGCGCTGCTGGCCGGCACCCCGCTCGGTCCGGCGGCGGCGCTCCTGGACCGCGCCGGTCACGAGCTGTGGTTCGGGCCGGACCCGAGCGACCCGTCCTTCGGCGGCCGGCGCTTCCCCAGCGGCCGGTACGGCCACACCGGCTACTGGGACCCGGCCAACCCCGCCCTCGACGGCATGGCCCGGATCGTGCTGGGCCGATGA
- a CDS encoding holo-ACP synthase, protein MIVAVGIDVVLVDRFARALARTPLLADRLFTEAERFTRAGNPRSPESMAARFAAKEAVAKALGAPGGLSWHDCEIVPDPDGRPWLTVSGTVAAAATERGINRWHLSLSHDGGIASAMVVAER, encoded by the coding sequence GTGATCGTGGCGGTCGGCATCGACGTCGTGCTGGTGGACCGGTTCGCCCGGGCCCTGGCGAGGACGCCGCTGCTGGCCGACCGGCTCTTCACCGAGGCCGAGCGGTTCACCCGCGCCGGCAACCCGCGCTCGCCCGAGTCGATGGCCGCCCGGTTCGCGGCCAAGGAGGCCGTCGCCAAGGCGCTCGGTGCCCCGGGCGGGCTGAGCTGGCACGACTGCGAGATCGTGCCGGACCCGGACGGCCGGCCCTGGCTGACCGTCTCCGGTACGGTGGCCGCCGCCGCGACCGAACGCGGGATCAACCGCTGGCACCTGTCGCTGTCGCACGACGGCGGCATCGCCTCGGCCATGGTGGTCGCGGAACGCTGA
- a CDS encoding NAD(P)H-hydrate dehydratase: MKPVWRVADVRAAEAGLMATVPPGTLMQRAAAGLARRCALLLADRGGVYGARVLLLVGSGDNGGDTLYAGAHLARRGAAVSALLLSPDRAHAEGSAAFRAAGGRLVDRPPALVDLVLDGIVGIGGTGGLRETADQLAASLVRHCGRDGARATVVAVDVPSGVAVDTGDVPLTESGRPRAVRADVTVAFGALKPALVVGPAAALAGQVELVDIGLAPWLRGTPALSVTEWSDVVDWWPRLGPSSEKYTRGVVGLATGSATYPGAAVLSVGGALAGPTGLVRYAGGARAEVLHQHPSVIAAGRVADAGRVQAWVCGSGLGTGEESAAELRAVLAAPVPVVLDADALTLLVDGRMADRLRDRDAPIVVTPHDREYARLCGETPGADRVAAALRLAAWMNAVVLLKGDRTVIGTPDGRAYVNPTGTPALATGGTGDVLAGLLGSLLAAGVRADRAAAAAAYLHGLAGREAARGGPVTAPDVATALRPVIARLS, encoded by the coding sequence ATGAAACCGGTGTGGCGGGTCGCGGACGTACGCGCGGCGGAGGCCGGCCTGATGGCGACCGTGCCGCCGGGGACGCTGATGCAGCGGGCGGCGGCCGGGCTGGCCCGCCGCTGCGCCCTGCTCCTGGCGGACCGGGGCGGGGTCTACGGCGCCCGGGTGCTGCTGCTGGTCGGCTCCGGCGACAACGGCGGCGACACCCTCTACGCGGGTGCCCACCTGGCCCGGCGCGGCGCGGCGGTGTCCGCCCTGCTGCTGAGTCCCGACCGGGCGCACGCCGAGGGGTCGGCCGCGTTCCGGGCCGCCGGTGGCCGGCTGGTGGACCGGCCCCCGGCCCTGGTCGACCTGGTGCTCGACGGCATCGTCGGGATCGGCGGCACCGGAGGGCTGCGGGAGACCGCCGACCAGCTCGCGGCGAGCCTGGTCCGGCACTGCGGGCGGGACGGCGCCCGGGCCACGGTGGTGGCGGTGGACGTGCCCAGCGGCGTCGCGGTGGACACCGGGGACGTGCCGCTGACCGAGTCCGGCCGGCCCAGGGCGGTACGGGCCGACGTGACGGTGGCGTTCGGCGCGCTGAAGCCCGCCCTGGTGGTGGGGCCCGCCGCCGCCCTGGCCGGGCAGGTGGAGCTGGTCGACATCGGGCTGGCGCCCTGGCTGCGCGGCACGCCCGCGCTGTCGGTGACCGAGTGGTCGGACGTCGTGGACTGGTGGCCCCGGCTCGGCCCGTCCTCGGAGAAGTACACCCGGGGCGTGGTGGGGCTGGCGACCGGTTCGGCGACGTATCCGGGGGCGGCCGTGCTCTCGGTGGGCGGCGCGCTGGCCGGGCCGACCGGCCTGGTCCGCTACGCGGGCGGGGCGCGGGCCGAGGTGCTGCACCAGCACCCGTCGGTGATCGCCGCCGGCCGGGTCGCCGACGCCGGCCGGGTGCAGGCCTGGGTGTGCGGCTCGGGACTGGGCACCGGCGAGGAGTCGGCCGCCGAGCTGCGCGCGGTGCTCGCCGCGCCGGTCCCGGTGGTGCTCGACGCCGACGCGCTGACCCTGCTGGTCGACGGCCGGATGGCCGACCGGCTGCGCGACCGGGACGCGCCGATCGTGGTGACCCCGCACGACCGGGAGTACGCCCGGCTCTGCGGGGAGACCCCGGGCGCGGACCGGGTGGCGGCGGCGCTGCGGCTGGCCGCCTGGATGAACGCGGTGGTGCTGCTGAAGGGGGACCGCACGGTGATCGGCACCCCGGACGGCCGGGCGTACGTCAACCCGACCGGCACCCCGGCGCTGGCCACCGGGGGCACCGGGGACGTGCTGGCGGGGCTGCTCGGCTCGCTGCTCGCGGCCGGGGTGCGGGCCGACCGGGCGGCTGCCGCGGCGGCGTACCTGCACGGCCTGGCCGGTCGGGAGGCGGCCCGGGGTGGGCCGGTGACCGCGCCCGACGTGGCCACCGCCCTGCGTCCGGTGATCGCCCGGCTGTCCTGA
- the alr gene encoding alanine racemase, producing the protein MWQSEVRVDLDAIRENVARLRSGTSAELMAVVKADGYGHGMVPAARAALDAGADWLGVCTLDEALTLRREGITVPVLAWLLDPGLPLHDGVAVGVDLGCASLPQLDEMVEAARRADRPARLHLKIDTGLSRGGATVADWPTLLEAAAKAQADGLVEVVGVWSHFVYADSPGHPTTDRQLAVFHEGLAMVERAGLRPRYRHLANSAATLTRPDTHFDLVRPGIAIYGLSPVTGETYGLRPAMSARARVMLTKRVPAGTGVSYGHTYLTETEANLAVVPLGYADGVPRHASNTGPVQLGGKRRTISGRVCMDQFVLDCGEDEIAAGDVATLFGSGADGEPTADDWADAVGTINYEIVTRFGGVRVPRVYDGERP; encoded by the coding sequence ATGTGGCAGTCGGAGGTGCGCGTCGACCTGGACGCGATCCGGGAGAACGTGGCCCGGCTGAGGTCGGGCACCAGCGCCGAGTTGATGGCGGTGGTGAAGGCCGACGGGTACGGCCACGGCATGGTCCCGGCCGCCCGCGCCGCGCTGGACGCCGGCGCCGACTGGCTCGGGGTCTGCACCCTCGACGAGGCGTTGACCCTGCGCCGGGAGGGGATCACGGTCCCGGTGCTGGCCTGGCTGCTCGACCCGGGGCTGCCGCTGCACGACGGCGTCGCCGTCGGCGTGGACCTGGGCTGCGCCAGCCTGCCGCAGCTGGACGAGATGGTCGAGGCGGCCCGGCGGGCGGACCGCCCGGCCCGGCTGCACCTGAAGATCGACACCGGGTTGTCCCGGGGCGGGGCGACCGTCGCCGACTGGCCCACCCTGCTGGAGGCCGCCGCGAAGGCCCAAGCCGACGGCCTGGTCGAGGTGGTCGGGGTGTGGAGCCACTTCGTGTACGCGGACTCGCCCGGCCACCCGACCACAGACCGCCAGCTCGCCGTCTTCCACGAGGGGCTGGCGATGGTGGAGCGGGCCGGGCTGCGCCCGCGCTACCGGCACCTGGCGAACTCGGCCGCCACGCTGACCCGTCCGGACACCCACTTCGACCTGGTCCGGCCGGGCATCGCGATCTACGGCCTCTCCCCGGTGACGGGCGAGACGTACGGCCTGCGCCCGGCGATGAGCGCCCGGGCCCGGGTGATGCTGACCAAGCGGGTGCCGGCCGGCACCGGCGTCTCCTACGGCCACACCTACCTCACCGAGACCGAGGCCAACCTCGCGGTGGTGCCGCTGGGCTATGCCGACGGGGTGCCCCGGCACGCCTCGAACACCGGCCCGGTGCAGCTCGGCGGCAAGCGCCGGACCATCTCCGGTCGGGTCTGCATGGACCAGTTCGTGCTGGACTGCGGCGAGGACGAGATCGCCGCGGGTGACGTGGCGACGCTCTTCGGCAGCGGCGCCGACGGTGAGCCGACGGCCGACGACTGGGCCGACGCGGTCGGCACCATCAACTACGAGATCGTGACCCGGTTCGGCGGGGTCCGGGTGCCCCGCGTCTACGACGGCGAACGGCCATGA
- a CDS encoding alpha/beta fold hydrolase → MTSPSPSPSRFRIPRPRTAAGKVAGLLGAAVGVAAAGLAAGVVSERVLVRRLKADPADPYADEVFGEQRYDESYRFEMPDGTDIHVEVVEPTRPVPGHPTVVLVHGFCLDMGTFHFQRKMLAARGDYRIVAYDQPGHGRSGRLESGEYDLAALGRTLRRVLDETAPEGPLVLVGHSMGGMTIMALAELYPELFGDRVVGTVLMATSGGLLAETKLVAPALIGRVGAPVLYMMSNATRYGGTIIDKARQSTANVAWLLTRKYGFGTPKPSPALVSYVETMNSRTSADTVTRYLRTLATHSRYPALAALAATPVLVVVGDKDMITPVTHSEEIVRRLPHAEFIKIHDSGHVVMLEHADQVNAALERFLESL, encoded by the coding sequence ATGACGTCCCCGTCCCCGTCCCCTTCCCGGTTCCGGATTCCCCGGCCCCGGACGGCGGCCGGGAAGGTCGCCGGGCTGCTGGGGGCGGCGGTCGGCGTGGCCGCCGCCGGGCTCGCCGCGGGCGTGGTGAGCGAACGCGTCCTGGTCCGCCGGCTCAAGGCCGACCCCGCCGACCCGTACGCGGACGAGGTCTTCGGCGAGCAGCGCTACGACGAGTCGTACCGGTTCGAGATGCCGGACGGCACCGACATCCACGTCGAGGTGGTCGAGCCGACCCGGCCGGTGCCGGGGCACCCGACGGTGGTGCTGGTGCACGGCTTCTGCCTGGACATGGGGACGTTCCACTTCCAGCGCAAGATGCTCGCCGCGCGCGGCGACTACCGGATCGTCGCGTACGACCAGCCCGGCCACGGCCGGTCGGGCCGGCTGGAGTCCGGGGAGTACGACCTCGCGGCGCTGGGTCGGACGCTGCGCCGGGTGCTCGACGAGACCGCCCCGGAGGGGCCGCTGGTGCTGGTCGGCCACTCGATGGGCGGCATGACGATCATGGCGTTGGCCGAGCTGTACCCGGAGCTGTTCGGCGACCGGGTGGTCGGGACCGTGCTGATGGCCACCTCGGGCGGCCTGCTCGCCGAGACCAAGCTGGTCGCGCCGGCCCTGATCGGTCGGGTCGGCGCCCCGGTGCTCTACATGATGAGCAACGCCACCCGGTACGGCGGCACGATCATCGACAAGGCCCGCCAGTCCACCGCCAACGTGGCCTGGCTGCTGACCCGTAAGTACGGCTTCGGCACCCCGAAGCCGAGCCCGGCCCTGGTGTCGTACGTGGAGACGATGAACTCACGGACGTCGGCCGACACGGTGACCCGCTACCTGCGCACCCTGGCCACCCACTCCCGCTATCCGGCGCTGGCCGCGCTGGCCGCCACGCCGGTGCTGGTGGTGGTCGGGGACAAGGACATGATCACTCCGGTGACCCATTCGGAGGAGATCGTCCGGCGGCTGCCGCACGCCGAGTTCATCAAGATCCACGACAGTGGGCACGTGGTGATGCTGGAGCACGCCGACCAGGTCAACGCGGCGCTGGAGAGGTTCCTGGAATCGCTATGA
- the tsaE gene encoding tRNA (adenosine(37)-N6)-threonylcarbamoyltransferase complex ATPase subunit type 1 TsaE, whose translation MTVVVELKTVDDTHEFGRRLAGVLRAGDLLLLSGPLGAGKTALTQGIGAGLGVRGDITSPTFVIARVHRPDPARGGRVTLVHADAYRLGDAADPRAEIDDLDLDASVDEAVTVVEWGEGLVEQLVDAHLRVRIDRHDDDSRTVELTPVGGDWTERLAALA comes from the coding sequence ATGACGGTCGTGGTGGAGCTGAAGACCGTCGACGACACGCACGAGTTCGGCCGCCGGCTGGCCGGCGTGCTGCGCGCCGGTGACCTGCTGCTGCTCAGCGGCCCGTTGGGCGCCGGCAAGACCGCGCTCACCCAGGGCATCGGCGCCGGTCTCGGGGTACGCGGGGACATCACCTCGCCGACCTTCGTGATCGCCCGGGTGCACCGGCCCGACCCGGCCCGGGGCGGCCGGGTGACCCTGGTGCACGCGGACGCGTACCGGCTGGGGGACGCGGCGGACCCGCGCGCCGAGATCGACGACCTGGACCTGGACGCCTCGGTGGACGAGGCGGTGACCGTGGTCGAGTGGGGCGAAGGGCTGGTCGAGCAGCTGGTCGACGCGCACCTGCGGGTGCGGATCGACCGGCACGACGACGACAGCCGTACCGTCGAACTGACGCCCGTCGGCGGCGACTGGACCGAGCGCCTCGCGGCCCTCGCCTGA
- a CDS encoding galactose-binding domain-containing protein: MAVVTVVLATVAFYYSATADAATGIADGKKVTVSSTERKTGHDLSGRNAVDGDSRTRWSSRFADKQWIRIDLGRKVHIGRVVLRWEAAYGKAYEIQVSANGDDWKTAYRTTTGDGGKDELTVNATGRYVRMYGTVRATRYGFSLYEFEVHAATSGSTPPPTKASATPTAKPSPGTSRSSAPGSTVMPSAGGPAISPLLVGNNAWYYPSDKVWKASRGAGLKIVRIGGHDYDEKMPSNAQLETWVKQIKAMGAEPMIQVSKHRSPEDAANVVRYFNSKGGNYVKYWNIGNETWIDAGKPSKNEELRKLAFQEAGYIKARSSAMKAVDPSIRIFGPDEAGYIDTIYNSLLGGEADITGKDAKGRYYIDGVTWHRYVGGDLATAGANDIISGIKKARAKVDEVNKKRGRTGGNALQWGIGEFNSKAGGGACSYAAGQMFAQVYGAVMKYGGAYATAWSMAEHGGSCTESDFGFLDANLKPRSTYYHLQLVSQNFTGRYADGTSNVSTMRTYGAVDGGKVAVMLVNVGGKQTCKVRLNTDGQTGGCTVDIGAGLKVTHTQTIGAATSMVLVFDKSGKLTKRITYAAGGAPRTETF; this comes from the coding sequence GTGGCGGTCGTGACGGTGGTGCTGGCGACGGTCGCCTTCTACTACAGCGCGACCGCGGATGCCGCCACCGGCATCGCTGACGGCAAGAAGGTGACCGTGTCCTCCACCGAACGGAAGACCGGCCACGACCTCAGCGGTCGCAACGCGGTGGACGGTGATTCCCGCACTCGCTGGTCGAGCAGGTTCGCCGACAAGCAGTGGATCCGGATCGACCTCGGTAGGAAGGTCCACATCGGCCGGGTGGTGCTCCGCTGGGAGGCGGCCTACGGCAAGGCGTACGAGATCCAGGTCTCGGCGAACGGCGACGACTGGAAGACGGCCTACCGCACCACCACCGGTGACGGTGGCAAGGACGAGCTGACCGTGAACGCCACCGGCCGGTACGTCCGGATGTACGGCACGGTGCGGGCCACCCGTTACGGCTTCTCCCTGTACGAGTTCGAGGTCCACGCCGCCACGTCGGGCTCGACCCCGCCGCCGACGAAGGCGTCCGCGACCCCGACGGCGAAGCCGTCACCGGGCACGTCCCGGTCGTCCGCGCCGGGCTCGACCGTCATGCCGTCCGCCGGCGGCCCGGCGATCAGTCCGCTGCTCGTCGGCAACAACGCCTGGTACTACCCGAGCGACAAGGTGTGGAAGGCGAGCCGCGGCGCCGGCCTGAAGATCGTCCGCATCGGCGGCCACGACTACGACGAGAAGATGCCGTCGAACGCGCAGCTGGAGACCTGGGTCAAGCAGATCAAGGCGATGGGTGCCGAGCCGATGATCCAGGTGTCGAAGCACCGCAGCCCGGAAGACGCGGCGAACGTCGTCCGGTACTTCAACAGCAAGGGCGGCAACTACGTCAAGTACTGGAACATCGGCAACGAGACGTGGATCGACGCCGGAAAGCCGAGCAAGAACGAAGAGCTGCGCAAGCTCGCGTTCCAGGAGGCCGGCTACATCAAGGCGCGTTCCTCGGCGATGAAGGCGGTCGACCCGTCCATCAGGATCTTCGGACCGGACGAGGCCGGCTACATCGACACCATCTACAACAGCCTGCTGGGCGGCGAGGCCGACATCACCGGCAAGGACGCGAAGGGCCGGTACTACATCGACGGCGTCACCTGGCACCGCTACGTCGGCGGGGATCTGGCCACGGCCGGGGCGAACGACATCATCTCGGGGATCAAGAAGGCCCGGGCCAAGGTCGACGAGGTCAACAAGAAGCGGGGCCGCACCGGCGGAAACGCCCTCCAGTGGGGCATCGGCGAGTTCAACAGCAAGGCCGGCGGCGGGGCCTGCTCGTACGCCGCCGGGCAGATGTTCGCACAGGTCTACGGTGCGGTGATGAAGTACGGGGGCGCCTACGCCACCGCGTGGTCGATGGCCGAGCACGGCGGTAGCTGCACCGAGAGCGACTTCGGTTTCCTCGACGCCAACCTGAAGCCGCGGTCGACCTATTACCACCTGCAGCTGGTGTCGCAGAACTTCACCGGTCGGTACGCGGACGGCACCTCCAACGTCTCCACGATGCGGACCTACGGTGCGGTCGACGGCGGCAAGGTCGCGGTGATGCTGGTCAACGTCGGCGGGAAGCAGACCTGCAAGGTCCGGCTGAACACCGACGGCCAGACCGGCGGCTGCACGGTCGACATCGGCGCGGGTCTCAAGGTCACGCACACCCAGACGATCGGCGCGGCGACGTCGATGGTGCTGGTCTTCGACAAGAGCGGCAAGCTGACCAAGCGGATCACCTACGCCGCGGGTGGCGCGCCGAGGACCGAGACGTTCTGA